A window from Verrucomicrobiia bacterium encodes these proteins:
- a CDS encoding cytochrome P450 produces the protein MVTEVLSDPGAYASRVEEGVPLRSLSGWYAAPFVDPLMGKNGSDVVILTQPDQIDAVYETADHTRSLDPTFNGSLVAKGMMRYVGLLKPVTITDNTDHRRGRRELARGFNTDHMRTVVRDAAEKHLQTQLQDVDPDEIINLRGPMTSYVADVVTQVVGLSPRAARTLGRNAEAFGDMTWDTQKHASGVVNLGQTALQSAIATMRHGSSPDSMIATMIDKGVRRDRVITHALTAASGGMATRDTLTNLVELIHYHEEDGAEAWQALGDPEQSMQVVESRLPDASSLVAWVVRGGEPVTLGGIDFKKGQTFLTVTGSGNQDQERALEDKYPFGKGPHTCIGSHLGRLVIATGAEILATTFPNMTRGSDAAPKGRANAAFRWPEALPVKLGAKA, from the coding sequence ATGGTAACAGAGGTATTAAGTGATCCCGGTGCATACGCCAGCCGGGTAGAGGAAGGCGTGCCACTGAGGAGTTTGAGCGGCTGGTATGCGGCACCGTTTGTTGACCCGCTCATGGGAAAGAACGGGTCGGATGTGGTTATTCTGACGCAACCGGATCAAATTGATGCGGTATACGAGACTGCTGACCACACTCGCTCGCTAGATCCGACTTTTAACGGTTCGCTAGTAGCTAAGGGCATGATGCGATACGTGGGTCTACTAAAGCCCGTCACAATTACCGACAATACTGACCACCGCAGGGGTCGCAGAGAACTTGCCCGTGGCTTCAATACAGACCACATGAGAACAGTGGTGCGGGATGCAGCAGAAAAACACCTGCAAACGCAGTTGCAGGACGTTGACCCTGACGAAATCATCAACCTGAGGGGTCCCATGACCTCATATGTTGCTGATGTGGTAACGCAGGTTGTGGGGCTTTCGCCCAGAGCAGCGCGCACGCTGGGCCGCAATGCCGAAGCGTTCGGAGACATGACATGGGACACCCAAAAACATGCCAGCGGCGTAGTAAACCTGGGGCAAACCGCCCTTCAGTCTGCGATTGCCACCATGAGACACGGTTCAAGCCCCGACAGCATGATTGCAACCATGATAGACAAAGGTGTCCGGCGTGACCGCGTGATCACGCACGCCCTGACGGCTGCCAGCGGAGGCATGGCTACCCGCGACACGCTGACCAACCTAGTAGAGCTTATCCACTACCACGAAGAAGACGGAGCCGAAGCTTGGCAAGCCCTGGGCGACCCCGAGCAAAGCATGCAAGTGGTCGAAAGCCGGCTGCCTGATGCGTCGTCGCTGGTGGCATGGGTGGTACGGGGAGGCGAACCCGTAACTCTCGGCGGCATTGACTTTAAAAAGGGCCAAACTTTCTTAACCGTAACCGGCTCAGGCAATCAAGATCAAGAGCGGGCCCTCGAAGACAAGTACCCGTTTGGCAAAGGGCCTCATACTTGCATAGGATCACACCTGGGCCGTTTGGTTATAGCAACTGGCGCAGAGATACTAGCCACCACTTTTCCAAACATGACACGAGGTTCTGATGCCGCTCCAAAAGGTCGGGCCAACGCAGCCTTTCGCTGGCCAGAAGCATTGCCCGTAAAGCTAGGCGCCAAGGCGTAG
- a CDS encoding NDP-sugar synthase codes for MAAELPSPPESSLDDVTVFMPVGGRGTRAQEVTGNAPKHLIKLGNGQAVLDIACRGLQRAGFRNFVFCVGYHKDKIKDHIASETWIDTEGVDYNFSEEDEEALIGPERAVLRAIGTLGLEGNGLIVPGDMLLPWKGIAAMSRRHAERGTDITIGVTSHPAAYSAHFGRLVVDHSDRLLWCRDKPATAADTLPGSRNFTSATALAMDTSRFVEICNRLEAQAPIPTGSVDLRDRLLAAAIGSPEFTIEAYDTKGLVIDIGTKDTIQHAKENWAQYV; via the coding sequence ATGGCCGCCGAGCTGCCAAGTCCACCAGAATCATCCCTGGATGACGTAACTGTGTTTATGCCCGTCGGTGGGCGGGGCACACGAGCACAAGAAGTTACCGGGAATGCCCCCAAGCATTTAATAAAACTTGGCAATGGTCAGGCCGTATTAGATATAGCATGTCGAGGTTTGCAGCGAGCTGGTTTCCGCAATTTTGTCTTTTGCGTGGGGTATCACAAGGATAAAATCAAAGACCATATTGCTTCAGAGACCTGGATCGACACTGAAGGAGTAGACTACAACTTTTCCGAAGAAGACGAAGAAGCGCTGATTGGACCCGAAAGAGCCGTCCTACGGGCAATAGGTACACTGGGGTTGGAAGGCAACGGCCTGATCGTTCCGGGTGACATGTTGCTACCATGGAAGGGCATAGCCGCAATGAGCAGGCGCCACGCCGAGCGAGGCACAGACATAACAATAGGCGTGACAAGTCACCCTGCGGCATACTCCGCACACTTTGGCAGATTGGTAGTAGACCACTCTGACAGACTTTTATGGTGCCGCGACAAACCAGCCACCGCAGCAGACACGTTGCCAGGTAGCAGAAATTTTACCAGTGCGACAGCACTAGCCATGGACACCAGCCGCTTTGTAGAGATATGCAATCGCCTGGAAGCACAGGCACCCATCCCAACGGGATCAGTAGATCTGCGTGACCGGTTGCTAGCAGCGGCCATTGGATCCCCCGAATTTACCATTGAGGCCTATGACACCAAGGGGTTGGTAATTGATATCGGAACAAAGGACACCATCCAACACGCCAAAGAAAATTGGGCGCAATATGTCTAA
- a CDS encoding alpha/beta hydrolase, which produces MTQKTKKHATPKIPFYRRAGVRWGAGGFLVLAVSVLLAFRLSPWPGALVIRAVFDDGGAKTKQALQKHAPPGISKLADQQYSRSDKAAYLDVYYPVKTVNGAHLPTVVWTHGGGWLSGDKTNTEPYFRLLASKGFTVVSLNYSLAPGRSYPTQIHQLNQAHKYIQENAERFYVDTTKIYLAGDSAGAQLSAQMATLITNPAYAQEVGLTPALKASQLRGVVLNCGIYKMEGLANPTPTLPKIVGWGDDVTVWSYAGTHDFGSPRIRQMSPYYHVTKDFPATFITGGNDDPLTDAQSKPLADKLESLGVTVDSLFYASDHQPGLPHEYQFNLDTTDGQKAFDRIVDFLHRDT; this is translated from the coding sequence ATGACACAAAAAACAAAAAAACACGCTACTCCAAAAATACCATTCTATCGTCGTGCCGGTGTGCGTTGGGGGGCGGGCGGTTTTCTGGTGCTGGCCGTGTCAGTGCTTTTGGCTTTTCGGCTGAGTCCATGGCCTGGTGCCCTCGTGATTCGTGCGGTATTCGATGATGGTGGCGCCAAAACCAAACAGGCGCTTCAGAAACACGCACCACCGGGCATATCTAAGCTAGCAGACCAACAATATAGCCGTTCAGACAAAGCCGCCTATCTGGACGTGTACTACCCCGTCAAAACTGTCAACGGTGCGCACTTGCCAACAGTCGTGTGGACACATGGGGGTGGCTGGCTGTCTGGTGACAAAACCAACACAGAGCCGTATTTTCGGCTTTTGGCAAGCAAGGGCTTTACTGTTGTATCGCTCAATTATTCGCTGGCACCTGGGCGATCCTACCCCACGCAGATTCACCAGCTCAACCAGGCACATAAGTATATTCAGGAAAACGCCGAACGGTTTTATGTAGACACTACCAAAATTTATTTGGCAGGTGACTCGGCTGGTGCGCAACTATCTGCGCAGATGGCGACGCTCATTACAAACCCTGCGTATGCGCAAGAAGTAGGCTTAACGCCAGCGCTCAAGGCATCACAGCTACGAGGAGTGGTACTTAACTGCGGCATCTACAAAATGGAAGGCTTGGCTAACCCCACCCCCACCCTGCCCAAGATTGTCGGCTGGGGCGACGACGTGACAGTGTGGTCGTATGCCGGTACGCATGACTTCGGCAGCCCACGTATCAGGCAGATGTCGCCCTATTACCACGTCACAAAAGATTTTCCGGCAACGTTTATAACAGGAGGCAATGACGACCCCCTGACTGACGCCCAATCAAAACCGCTCGCCGATAAATTAGAGTCACTGGGTGTTACGGTTGACAGTCTGTTCTATGCGTCCGACCACCAGCCAGGGCTACCGCATGAGTACCAGTTCAATCTGGATACTACTGACGGCCAGAAAGCCTTCGACCGGATTGTTGATTTCCTTCACAGAGACACATAA
- a CDS encoding DNA alkylation repair protein has protein sequence MSTSVTAVQFIDSLESLRTPAGIRMGSIFALAKENIDMSLTEVKKLLASPAHEARVGAVSIMDFQARSKKTSSERKKELFDLYIERHDLINTWDLVDRSAIYVVGGYLSDKPRDILYKLARSKDMNQRRTAAVATFYFIMKQDDVEDAFKIAELLVNEKETLTQKAAGWVLREAGKHDPKKLLSFLDKHAKSMPRPLLRNAIERLPKDQKAHYLALGLS, from the coding sequence ATGTCCACGTCAGTAACGGCTGTACAATTCATAGATAGCTTAGAATCTCTTCGTACTCCAGCGGGTATACGCATGGGCAGCATCTTTGCGCTTGCCAAGGAAAACATAGATATGTCACTGACTGAGGTAAAAAAGCTGCTTGCCAGTCCAGCCCATGAAGCTCGGGTTGGCGCGGTGAGCATCATGGATTTTCAGGCGCGCAGCAAAAAGACTTCGTCCGAGCGCAAGAAAGAGCTGTTCGACCTATACATAGAACGTCACGACCTTATTAATACCTGGGACCTGGTGGATCGCAGTGCTATCTATGTTGTTGGTGGCTACTTGTCTGATAAGCCCCGCGACATCCTATATAAATTGGCGCGCTCCAAGGATATGAACCAGCGGCGCACGGCCGCAGTGGCAACCTTTTATTTCATTATGAAGCAGGACGATGTGGAAGACGCTTTTAAAATTGCCGAATTGCTGGTAAACGAAAAAGAAACCCTTACCCAAAAAGCCGCGGGCTGGGTGTTACGTGAAGCTGGCAAACATGACCCCAAAAAGTTACTAAGTTTTCTAGATAAACATGCTAAGTCTATGCCTCGTCCCCTTTTGCGCAACGCCATAGAACGCCTGCCAAAGGATCAAAAAGCCCATTACCTGGCCTTAGGCTTAAGTTGA
- a CDS encoding cytochrome b5 domain-containing protein, translating to MPKSRKLTLASSIVAVALIGGAVYLRASSAQQHPQTKATTTTTEKKPEPKAFTPQELAANDGKQDHKCYVAIEGKVYEIDQGRLWKNGEHVTSQGQAHCGLDLTEAIKKSPHGKSKLQGLSEIGTLQHKK from the coding sequence ATGCCCAAGTCACGTAAACTTACCCTTGCCAGTAGTATTGTTGCGGTTGCCCTCATTGGCGGGGCAGTATACTTGCGAGCTAGCTCGGCACAGCAGCATCCCCAGACCAAGGCCACAACGACTACTACCGAGAAAAAGCCTGAGCCAAAGGCCTTTACCCCACAAGAGCTGGCAGCCAACGACGGCAAGCAAGACCACAAGTGTTACGTCGCCATAGAGGGCAAGGTCTACGAGATAGATCAGGGTCGCCTTTGGAAAAACGGTGAACATGTGACCTCCCAAGGGCAAGCTCATTGTGGCCTGGATCTTACCGAAGCTATAAAGAAATCACCCCACGGAAAGTCTAAGCTACAAGGCCTGAGTGAAATTGGCACCTTGCAACATAAAAAATAG
- a CDS encoding GreA/GreB family elongation factor, protein MIGKTFSLTEAGMHKLQQQHVNLLSNRERILEDLKTARGFGDLNENSEYLSARLALERVQSQLDEVENIIKNAQIISQSITAKQVSVGSVIGLRQGDGRLKQLQLVSTIEADPLNNKISDESPLGQALLGKVHGDEVTIQTPAAATAYTIVSIA, encoded by the coding sequence ATGATAGGAAAAACATTTAGTCTAACCGAAGCGGGCATGCATAAACTACAGCAGCAGCACGTAAATCTTTTGTCAAACCGAGAGCGTATTTTAGAAGACCTAAAAACGGCACGCGGATTTGGTGACCTAAACGAAAACTCCGAATATCTTTCGGCCAGACTGGCATTGGAGCGAGTTCAAAGCCAGCTCGATGAGGTTGAAAACATCATTAAGAACGCTCAGATCATAAGCCAATCGATCACTGCCAAGCAGGTGAGCGTGGGGTCTGTAATTGGGTTGCGGCAGGGGGATGGCAGGCTTAAACAACTGCAACTCGTGAGCACTATCGAGGCCGACCCTCTGAATAACAAGATCTCTGACGAGTCTCCGCTGGGTCAAGCGCTGCTGGGTAAGGTTCATGGCGACGAAGTAACCATCCAGACGCCTGCTGCAGCTACCGCCTACACAATAGTCAGTATTGCCTAA
- a CDS encoding winged helix-turn-helix domain-containing protein has translation MKKTNLLAQRQYHRFIVFYRQHTGSDWQHFLVNSSMLATALAFLVVMLVYGVVFLTTGSSYAGARALDFGAAKVVVTVLYILDSKKRISFGGPALIIFYLLFVIALVAHAGIDAAVLLALFAVTLLTGLLYGLWCSLVPASVGGIVLLICFAVKLQDAVYLAQANHQPTNLGTLLLHIVGFYVTGLLAGAWHDHYIKRPSNLRAPQAGSIGLPTLFTHDLTIDARKRHVRRGNTTIALRRKEYDILEYLVTNKGQVMTKTMIFESIWSKGSQPDSLGVHIKHLRDKVDKPFDVQLIETLHGVGYVAKDLPHYAKSKPRKALRP, from the coding sequence ATGAAAAAGACTAACTTACTGGCCCAGCGCCAGTACCACAGGTTTATAGTATTCTATCGCCAACACACAGGCAGTGATTGGCAGCATTTTTTGGTCAATAGCTCTATGCTTGCGACAGCCCTGGCGTTCTTGGTAGTAATGCTAGTGTACGGTGTAGTGTTTTTGACAACCGGCAGCTCTTATGCCGGGGCAAGGGCTTTGGACTTTGGCGCGGCAAAAGTTGTGGTGACAGTTCTTTATATACTAGACAGCAAAAAGCGTATTAGTTTTGGTGGACCGGCATTGATTATATTCTATCTCTTATTTGTAATAGCGCTGGTGGCCCATGCCGGGATAGATGCTGCCGTTCTGTTGGCATTGTTTGCAGTCACGCTGCTAACCGGGCTGTTATACGGCCTATGGTGCTCGTTGGTGCCTGCCTCTGTCGGAGGGATAGTCCTGTTAATATGCTTTGCCGTCAAGCTACAGGACGCGGTGTACTTGGCACAAGCGAACCATCAGCCGACCAACTTGGGTACACTGCTGCTACACATAGTAGGGTTTTATGTCACTGGCTTGCTGGCAGGGGCCTGGCATGACCACTACATAAAGCGGCCGAGCAACCTGCGGGCGCCTCAGGCAGGCTCAATCGGCCTGCCCACTTTATTCACACACGACCTGACTATCGACGCACGCAAGCGTCATGTCAGGCGAGGCAATACCACCATCGCCCTGCGCCGTAAGGAGTACGATATTTTAGAATATCTGGTTACGAACAAGGGACAGGTCATGACCAAAACTATGATCTTTGAAAGTATATGGAGCAAGGGCTCGCAGCCTGACAGTCTGGGCGTGCATATCAAACATCTGCGCGACAAGGTCGACAAACCATTTGACGTACAACTCATAGAAACTCTGCACGGGGTTGGATATGTTGCCAAAGACTTGCCGCACTACGCCAAGAGCAAGCCAAGAAAGGCGCTTAGACCGTAG
- a CDS encoding response regulator, with protein sequence MNENLQTLKVVIVEDKAELAEIYKVRLEAMGYQCFVAYDGQEALVVIKKELPQLVLLDLMVPKIAGDQILAAIRASEWGKKIKVLIISNLNEADAPAGLRQQGIEGYVVKANLTNDALDRMVDQILKPEDQKEDVLLETEGSQKYPTV encoded by the coding sequence ATGAATGAAAACCTACAGACCCTAAAGGTTGTTATTGTCGAGGACAAGGCCGAACTGGCAGAAATTTACAAAGTGCGCCTAGAAGCCATGGGCTACCAATGTTTTGTGGCCTATGACGGCCAGGAAGCCCTGGTGGTCATAAAAAAGGAGCTACCCCAGCTGGTGCTCTTGGACTTGATGGTGCCAAAGATTGCTGGCGATCAAATCCTGGCTGCTATTCGAGCCAGTGAGTGGGGCAAGAAAATCAAGGTCCTGATTATTTCCAACCTCAACGAGGCTGACGCACCGGCTGGTCTGCGCCAGCAAGGTATCGAGGGCTATGTCGTAAAAGCTAACCTGACTAACGATGCGCTTGATCGCATGGTCGATCAAATCCTCAAGCCCGAGGACCAAAAAGAAGACGTACTACTAGAAACAGAAGGTTCCCAAAAGTACCCTACGGTCTAA